One stretch of Candidatus Baltobacteraceae bacterium DNA includes these proteins:
- a CDS encoding 2-dehydropantoate 2-reductase N-terminal domain-containing protein — MKKKYRTLVMGASYGSLLGTKLALAGHDVTLVCLPPEVEAINRDGVRVRLPIKGKDQQVEIDSRTLPGKIVADGPANVKPGEYDLIALAMQEPQYRTPGPKELLDAVARSRVPTMSIMNMPPLTYVRRIRGLDYKPLEAAYTDASVWQNFDPAMFTLCSPDPQAFRPPDEPPNVLQVTLPTNFKAARFGSDSHTQILRDMQEDVEAVRYGDEQLELPVKLKVHDSIFVPLAKWAMLITGNYRCVQKDEARSIRDAVHTDPAASKQVYDWVRQLCIALGAAPSDLVPFEKYASAALGLSRPSSAARALFAGASNIERVDRLVQSIAAQKGMHLQVLDETVKLVDDRLAKNREAALAKA; from the coding sequence GTGAAAAAGAAGTACCGCACCCTGGTGATGGGTGCATCCTACGGTTCATTGCTCGGAACGAAGCTTGCTTTGGCGGGTCACGACGTCACGCTCGTCTGTCTGCCCCCGGAAGTCGAAGCGATCAATCGCGACGGCGTCCGCGTTCGGCTGCCTATAAAAGGAAAAGACCAGCAGGTCGAGATCGACTCGCGGACATTGCCCGGCAAGATCGTCGCTGACGGCCCGGCCAATGTGAAGCCGGGTGAGTACGATTTGATTGCGCTCGCTATGCAAGAGCCGCAGTATCGGACCCCGGGTCCCAAAGAACTGCTCGACGCGGTCGCGCGCTCGCGCGTACCAACGATGTCGATCATGAACATGCCGCCGCTAACCTATGTCAGACGCATCCGCGGGCTCGATTACAAACCGCTCGAAGCTGCGTACACGGATGCAAGCGTGTGGCAAAATTTTGATCCGGCAATGTTCACCCTCTGCAGCCCCGATCCGCAGGCATTCCGTCCGCCCGACGAGCCGCCCAACGTTCTGCAGGTAACGCTTCCGACGAACTTCAAGGCGGCGCGTTTCGGCTCCGATTCGCACACGCAGATCCTGCGCGACATGCAAGAAGACGTCGAAGCCGTGCGCTACGGCGACGAGCAGCTCGAGCTTCCCGTCAAGCTCAAGGTGCACGACTCGATCTTCGTCCCTCTAGCCAAGTGGGCGATGCTGATCACCGGCAACTATCGTTGCGTGCAGAAAGACGAAGCGCGCTCGATTCGAGATGCGGTGCACACCGATCCGGCTGCGTCGAAGCAAGTCTACGATTGGGTTCGCCAGCTGTGCATTGCGCTCGGCGCCGCACCCAGCGATCTCGTCCCGTTCGAAAAGTATGCGAGTGCCGCGCTCGGACTCTCGCGTCCCTCATCGGCCGCTCGCGCGCTTTTCGCCGGTGCTTCGAATATTGAACGCGTCGACCGGCTCGTGCAATCGATCGCGGCGCAAAAGGGAATGCACTTGCAGGTTCTCGACGAGACCGTCAAGCTCGTCGACGACCGTCTCGCAAAGAACCGCGAAGCCGCCCTCGCGAAGGCTTAG
- a CDS encoding adenylate/guanylate cyclase domain-containing response regulator yields the protein MLRPFHKGSHVLPSPPKIVWVGGKDTDRQTLETLIQDSKLGELSSATPAEANEMIRTRSIDVLLVDVMQAGADIQALLRTASAGNGTPFHVPVLITAPSGNPERVQACLARGAEDFLTTPFDDKNPLLVTRRLVLALQRKRTPSFTVQSSSKDPDETAVLQLVTDASARFVPREFLDNLDKQTIADVKLGDHVQRDMTVFFTDIRDFTALSEQLTPQQNFNFLNSYLKHVTPIIRNHHGFIDKYIGDAVMALFPRNANDALNAAIEILNQVNRYNAGRRRAGYVPIEIGIGMHRGELILGTVGEGSRMQTTVIADAVNVASRIEGLTKTFGVGLLLSKAVVDGIDADNTFMLRHLGAVKAKGKKRSVEIYECYNTDPQELREHKAATAEQFESAMEDFRKGLFLSAGAKFSRIAEANKDDNVAAYYRDRCTLTVVRDRGQGQWDGAESIEVK from the coding sequence ATGCTTCGACCTTTTCACAAGGGAAGCCACGTTTTGCCGTCACCACCGAAAATCGTTTGGGTTGGAGGCAAGGACACCGACCGACAAACGCTCGAGACGTTGATCCAGGACTCGAAGCTCGGCGAGCTCAGCTCTGCTACGCCGGCCGAGGCCAATGAAATGATCCGAACGCGCTCGATCGATGTTCTGTTGGTCGACGTCATGCAAGCCGGAGCCGACATTCAAGCGCTCTTGCGGACGGCCAGCGCCGGAAACGGCACGCCCTTTCACGTTCCGGTTCTGATCACGGCACCCTCGGGTAATCCCGAGCGCGTTCAGGCCTGCCTCGCGCGCGGCGCCGAAGATTTTCTCACGACGCCGTTCGACGACAAGAATCCGCTGCTCGTAACGCGGCGCCTGGTGCTTGCGCTGCAGCGTAAGCGCACGCCGAGCTTCACGGTCCAATCGAGTTCGAAAGATCCCGACGAGACCGCGGTGCTTCAACTCGTCACCGACGCCTCGGCGCGCTTCGTGCCGCGTGAATTTCTCGACAATCTCGACAAGCAGACGATTGCGGACGTGAAGCTGGGCGACCACGTGCAACGCGACATGACGGTGTTCTTCACCGACATCCGCGACTTCACGGCGCTCTCCGAGCAGCTCACGCCGCAGCAGAACTTCAACTTCCTCAACTCGTACCTCAAGCACGTCACGCCGATCATCCGCAATCATCACGGCTTCATCGACAAGTATATCGGCGATGCCGTCATGGCACTCTTTCCGAGAAACGCGAACGACGCGCTCAACGCAGCAATCGAGATTCTGAACCAAGTCAATCGCTACAACGCCGGACGCCGGCGCGCGGGCTACGTGCCGATCGAGATCGGTATCGGAATGCATCGCGGCGAGTTGATTCTTGGAACGGTTGGTGAAGGCAGCCGCATGCAGACGACCGTGATCGCGGATGCCGTCAACGTTGCATCACGCATCGAAGGTCTGACGAAAACGTTCGGCGTCGGATTGCTGCTCAGCAAAGCGGTCGTGGACGGCATCGATGCCGACAACACATTCATGCTGCGTCACCTGGGCGCCGTCAAAGCCAAAGGCAAGAAGCGCAGCGTTGAGATCTACGAGTGCTACAACACCGATCCGCAAGAGCTGCGCGAACACAAGGCCGCAACCGCCGAGCAGTTTGAAAGCGCGATGGAAGATTTTCGCAAGGGACTTTTCCTCAGCGCGGGCGCGAAATTCTCGCGCATCGCCGAGGCCAACAAAGACGATAACGTCGCCGCCTATTACCGCGACCGCTGCACGCTAACAGTCGTGCGCGATCGCGGTCAAGGACAGTGGGACGGCGCCGAATCTATCGAGGTTAAGTAG